A stretch of the Actinomyces faecalis genome encodes the following:
- a CDS encoding bifunctional riboflavin kinase/FAD synthetase, whose protein sequence is MEVWYGPEQVPPALSAPGGPGSVVTVGVFDGVHRGHRALLGRVVQRARDLAGLQPDRQAPLAVALTFDPHPVLVHRPQSHLPMVASLADRLELLAATGLDAVLVVHYTLDFAQQSPQGFVRQWLEGLLGARAVVVGDDVRFGRGNSGDAATLEGIGREDGLEIEIVRDVLAPSGRRWSSTWVRELIEAGDVEAAAQVLGRPHRLRGTVVHGLRRGRELGFPTANLQAATAGVVPPDGVYAGWLVRSPGGGDGSGARQERLPAAISVGTNPTFDDVPERTVEAHVLGRADLNLYGEVVVIELVARLRPMLAFDALEPLLTQMRADVADAARVLGVPVPSPVRPEDVTA, encoded by the coding sequence GTGGAGGTCTGGTACGGGCCGGAGCAGGTGCCGCCGGCGCTGAGCGCGCCAGGCGGACCCGGCAGCGTGGTGACGGTGGGTGTCTTTGACGGCGTCCACCGTGGTCACCGCGCCCTCCTGGGGCGAGTGGTCCAGCGTGCCCGGGACCTGGCTGGCTTGCAGCCGGACCGTCAGGCTCCGCTCGCCGTCGCACTCACCTTCGACCCCCACCCGGTCCTCGTCCACCGTCCGCAGTCGCACCTGCCGATGGTGGCCTCCCTGGCGGACCGTCTGGAGCTGCTTGCCGCCACGGGGCTGGACGCGGTCCTCGTGGTCCACTACACCCTCGACTTCGCGCAGCAGAGCCCGCAGGGCTTCGTCCGTCAGTGGCTGGAGGGGCTGCTGGGCGCACGCGCCGTGGTCGTGGGTGACGACGTGCGTTTCGGCAGGGGCAACAGCGGCGACGCCGCGACCCTGGAGGGTATCGGTCGCGAGGACGGCCTGGAGATCGAGATCGTCCGTGACGTCCTGGCGCCCAGCGGACGACGCTGGTCCTCGACCTGGGTGCGCGAGCTCATCGAGGCGGGCGACGTCGAGGCGGCCGCGCAGGTCCTGGGGCGTCCCCATCGGCTGCGTGGCACCGTGGTCCACGGTCTGCGCCGTGGGCGCGAGCTGGGGTTCCCCACCGCGAACCTGCAGGCGGCCACGGCGGGGGTCGTGCCTCCCGACGGCGTCTACGCGGGCTGGCTGGTGCGCTCGCCCGGCGGCGGGGACGGCTCGGGCGCGAGGCAGGAGCGTCTTCCCGCAGCGATCTCGGTCGGTACCAACCCCACCTTCGACGACGTCCCTGAGCGCACGGTCGAGGCACACGTGCTGGGGCGGGCGGATCTCAACCTCTACGGTGAGGTGGTCGTCATCGAGCTGGTGGCCCGCCTGCGGCCCATGCTCGCCTTCGACGCCCTGGAGCCCTTGCTGACGCAGATGCGTGCCGACGTCGCCGACGCGGCTCGTGTCCTGGGTGTCCCTGTCCCGTCCCCGGTGCGTCCCGAGGACGTCACGGCCTGA
- the dapB gene encoding 4-hydroxy-tetrahydrodipicolinate reductase, with translation MSIAVAVIGACGRMGSTVCQAVEDAEDLTLVARLDAGDEIVPAALGGAEVAVDFTVPSTTEANVHALLDAGLDVVVGTTGWDEASYDRVREHLASPEAAGRSVLIAPNFALSAVLAMSLAAKVAPYFASAEVIELHHPGKVDAPSGTAVATARGIAASRAAAGCPAMPDATTTDPLGARGAVVEGVHVHAVRLQGLTAHEEVVLGNPGEQLTIRTDSFDRVSFMPGVLLAVRQVGGRGGLTIGLEPLLDL, from the coding sequence ATGAGCATTGCTGTTGCCGTCATCGGTGCCTGCGGGCGCATGGGATCCACCGTCTGCCAGGCGGTCGAGGACGCTGAGGACCTGACACTAGTCGCGCGTCTGGACGCCGGTGACGAGATCGTCCCGGCCGCCCTGGGTGGGGCCGAGGTCGCCGTCGACTTCACGGTCCCCAGCACGACCGAGGCCAACGTCCACGCGCTCCTCGACGCCGGGCTCGACGTCGTCGTGGGCACCACCGGCTGGGACGAGGCCTCCTACGACCGGGTCCGCGAGCACCTGGCCAGCCCGGAGGCAGCCGGGCGCAGCGTGCTCATCGCCCCGAACTTCGCCCTCTCCGCCGTCCTGGCCATGAGCCTGGCGGCCAAGGTAGCCCCCTACTTCGCCTCTGCGGAGGTCATCGAGCTTCACCACCCGGGCAAGGTGGACGCCCCCTCGGGCACGGCCGTCGCCACTGCCCGCGGAATCGCGGCTTCCCGCGCAGCCGCCGGGTGCCCGGCGATGCCGGATGCCACGACGACCGACCCGCTGGGGGCACGCGGCGCCGTGGTCGAGGGCGTCCACGTCCACGCGGTGCGCCTGCAGGGACTCACTGCCCACGAGGAGGTCGTGCTGGGCAACCCGGGTGAGCAGCTGACGATCCGTACCGACTCCTTCGACCGTGTCAGCTTCATGCCCGGTGTGCTGCTGGCCGTGCGCCAGGTCGGTGGACGAGGTGGGCTGACCATCGGCCTGGAGCCCTTGCTGGACCTGTAG
- a CDS encoding polyribonucleotide nucleotidyltransferase, with the protein MFIDDPEVTAAEAVIDNGSFGKRVVRFETGRLAKQAAGSAMAYLDGETAVLSATTVGKHPKDQFDFFPLTVDVEERQYAAGRIPGSFFRREGRAGTSAVLACRLIDRPLRPSFVKGLRNEVQVVETVLAIHPDDAYDVLAINAASMSTQIAGLPFAGPVAGTRLALIDGQWVAFPRYSELERATFNMVVAGRVLEGGDVAIMMVEAGATENAWDLIQAGATAPTEPVVASALEAAKPHIKALCEAQLEVAKHASKPTAEFPLYLDYSDEQYEAVEKAAAAHDLAGAIATEGKQARDLATDAVRDAVLADLAEQLGADEDVKALKAAFKSVTKKLVRHRTLTEGVRMDGRGLKDIRTLGAEVEVLPRVHGSAIFERGETQIMGVTTLNMLRMEQQIDDLSPITHKRYMHQYIFPPFSTGETGRVGAPKRREIGHGALAERALVPVIPSRDEFPYAIRQVSEALGSNGSTSMGSVCASTLSLLNAGVPLRAPVAGIAMGLMHEEIDGETKWATLTDILGSEDAFGDMDFKVAGTREFITALQLDTKLDGLPSEVLAGALGQARDARFFILDVMEQAIDGPDEMAPTAPRVLTVHIPVDKIGEVIGPKGKMINQIQEDTGADLTVEDDGTVYIGASDGPSAEAARDAVNAIANPQMPEIGERFIGTVVKTTTFGAFVSLTPGKDGLLHISQIRRLVGGKRVENVEDVLGVGDKVQVELAEIDQRGKLSLHAVLSDEQLAAEQDAKASRGGEEEGERRERRPRRSERGEEGERRERRPRRRRNRTAEESSEEE; encoded by the coding sequence ATGTTCATCGATGACCCCGAGGTCACCGCTGCCGAGGCCGTGATCGACAACGGCTCCTTCGGTAAGCGTGTCGTCCGCTTCGAGACCGGACGCCTGGCCAAGCAGGCCGCCGGAAGCGCCATGGCCTACCTCGACGGCGAGACCGCCGTCCTGTCAGCTACCACGGTGGGCAAGCACCCCAAGGACCAGTTCGACTTCTTCCCGCTGACGGTCGACGTCGAGGAGCGCCAGTACGCTGCCGGCCGCATCCCAGGCTCCTTCTTCCGCCGCGAGGGCCGCGCCGGCACCTCCGCCGTCCTCGCCTGCCGGCTCATCGACCGCCCGCTGCGCCCCTCCTTCGTCAAGGGTCTGCGCAACGAGGTCCAGGTCGTCGAGACGGTGCTGGCCATCCACCCTGACGACGCCTACGACGTCCTGGCGATCAACGCCGCCTCCATGTCCACCCAGATCGCGGGCCTGCCCTTCGCTGGCCCGGTCGCTGGCACCCGCCTGGCTCTCATCGACGGTCAGTGGGTCGCCTTCCCCCGCTACTCCGAGCTGGAGCGCGCCACCTTCAACATGGTCGTGGCCGGTCGTGTGCTGGAGGGCGGCGACGTCGCCATCATGATGGTCGAGGCCGGTGCCACGGAGAACGCCTGGGACCTGATCCAGGCTGGCGCGACAGCCCCCACCGAGCCCGTCGTCGCCTCGGCCCTGGAGGCTGCCAAGCCTCATATCAAGGCCCTGTGCGAGGCCCAGCTGGAGGTCGCCAAGCACGCCTCCAAGCCCACCGCCGAGTTCCCGCTCTACCTCGACTACTCCGACGAGCAGTACGAGGCCGTGGAGAAGGCGGCTGCCGCTCACGACCTGGCCGGCGCCATCGCCACCGAGGGCAAGCAGGCCCGCGACCTGGCCACCGACGCCGTGCGCGACGCGGTGCTGGCGGACCTCGCTGAGCAGCTCGGAGCGGACGAGGACGTCAAGGCCCTCAAGGCGGCCTTCAAGTCCGTGACCAAGAAGCTGGTGCGTCACCGCACCCTGACCGAGGGCGTCCGTATGGACGGCCGTGGGCTCAAGGACATCCGCACCCTGGGCGCCGAGGTCGAGGTCCTGCCCCGCGTGCACGGCTCGGCGATCTTCGAGCGTGGCGAGACCCAGATCATGGGCGTGACCACCCTCAACATGCTGCGCATGGAGCAGCAGATCGACGACCTGTCGCCGATCACGCACAAGCGCTACATGCACCAGTACATCTTCCCGCCCTTCTCCACCGGTGAGACCGGTCGCGTGGGCGCCCCCAAGCGCCGCGAGATCGGCCACGGAGCGCTCGCCGAGCGCGCTCTGGTGCCGGTCATCCCCAGCCGGGACGAGTTCCCCTACGCGATCCGCCAGGTCTCCGAGGCCCTGGGCTCCAACGGCTCGACCTCCATGGGCTCGGTGTGCGCCTCCACGCTCTCCCTGCTCAACGCCGGTGTACCGCTGCGCGCTCCCGTGGCCGGTATCGCCATGGGCCTCATGCACGAGGAGATCGACGGCGAGACCAAGTGGGCCACGCTCACCGACATCCTCGGCTCCGAGGACGCCTTCGGCGACATGGACTTCAAGGTTGCCGGTACGCGTGAGTTCATCACCGCCCTGCAGCTGGACACCAAGCTCGACGGCCTGCCCTCCGAGGTCCTGGCCGGCGCGCTCGGCCAGGCACGTGACGCCCGCTTCTTCATCCTGGACGTCATGGAGCAGGCCATCGACGGTCCTGATGAGATGGCCCCCACCGCGCCGCGCGTGCTCACCGTCCACATCCCGGTGGACAAGATCGGTGAGGTCATCGGCCCCAAGGGCAAGATGATCAACCAGATCCAGGAGGACACCGGTGCGGACCTGACGGTGGAGGACGACGGCACCGTCTACATCGGTGCCTCCGACGGTCCTTCTGCCGAGGCTGCCCGCGACGCGGTCAACGCCATCGCCAACCCGCAGATGCCTGAGATCGGCGAGCGCTTCATTGGTACGGTCGTCAAGACCACGACCTTCGGGGCCTTCGTCTCGCTGACCCCGGGCAAGGACGGCCTGCTGCACATCTCCCAGATCCGTCGCCTGGTCGGTGGCAAGCGCGTGGAGAACGTCGAGGACGTCCTGGGCGTGGGTGACAAGGTCCAGGTCGAGCTCGCTGAGATCGACCAGCGTGGCAAGCTCTCCCTGCACGCGGTGCTGTCCGACGAGCAGCTCGCCGCTGAGCAGGACGCCAAGGCCTCCCGCGGCGGCGAGGAGGAGGGCGAGCGTCGAGAGCGCCGCCCCCGCCGCTCCGAGCGCGGTGAGGAGGGGGAGCGTCGAGAGCGTCGTCCCCGTCGTCGTCGCAACCGCACCGCCGAGGAGTCCTCGGAGGAGGAGTGA
- the truB gene encoding tRNA pseudouridine(55) synthase TruB: protein MSPARPQAPAATPRRWDLPRGGATAADGIVLVDKHAAVTSHDVVAMTRRMAATRKVGHAGTLDPMATGLLVLGVGRATRFLTYLVGADKAYRATVRLGQETVTEDAEGEVVRARGARAAEVAECLEPALDTLTGEIMQVPSAVSAIKVDGVRSYTRVRRGEDVELPARPVTIHSLTRQGGLRQERASDGTVVVDLDLTVSCSSGTYVRALARDLGVALGCGAHLTALRRTVVGPFDVSEAATVERLAGLVEADAAADRPQGMATLSLSEVARRCFPVVSLSEAEARAVGYGQLLPVGVMGRAVVPPRAVVSKAGGTGGVAAGFAPDGQVVALLTSAKDRTRPLLVLTPSGGTS, encoded by the coding sequence GTGAGTCCCGCTCGTCCTCAGGCGCCTGCGGCCACCCCCCGACGCTGGGACCTTCCTCGTGGCGGTGCCACTGCCGCCGACGGCATCGTGCTCGTGGACAAGCACGCCGCGGTCACCAGCCACGACGTCGTCGCGATGACCCGCCGCATGGCAGCGACCCGCAAGGTAGGACACGCCGGGACCCTGGACCCGATGGCCACAGGCCTGCTCGTGCTCGGGGTGGGACGGGCTACACGGTTCCTGACCTACCTGGTGGGAGCGGACAAGGCCTACCGGGCCACGGTGCGCCTGGGGCAGGAGACTGTCACCGAGGACGCGGAGGGCGAGGTGGTGCGCGCTCGGGGTGCGCGAGCCGCTGAGGTCGCTGAGTGCCTGGAGCCTGCGCTGGACACCCTGACGGGGGAGATCATGCAGGTGCCCTCCGCCGTCTCCGCCATCAAGGTCGACGGCGTGCGCTCCTACACGCGTGTGCGCCGGGGGGAGGACGTCGAGCTGCCGGCCCGGCCGGTGACGATCCACTCCCTGACCCGCCAGGGCGGTCTGCGGCAGGAGCGGGCGAGTGACGGCACGGTCGTGGTCGACCTGGACCTCACGGTCTCCTGCTCCTCGGGCACCTACGTGCGCGCTCTGGCACGGGACCTCGGGGTGGCGCTGGGGTGCGGTGCGCACCTGACGGCGCTGCGTCGTACCGTCGTCGGCCCCTTTGACGTCAGTGAGGCCGCGACCGTTGAGCGGCTGGCTGGGCTGGTCGAGGCTGACGCTGCCGCCGACCGGCCTCAGGGGATGGCGACCCTGTCGCTGTCTGAGGTCGCACGCCGCTGCTTCCCCGTGGTCAGCCTGTCGGAGGCTGAGGCTCGTGCGGTCGGCTACGGCCAGCTCCTGCCCGTGGGGGTGATGGGGCGTGCGGTCGTGCCGCCCCGTGCCGTCGTCTCCAAGGCCGGCGGCACGGGCGGGGTGGCTGCGGGGTTCGCGCCGGACGGGCAGGTCGTGGCACTGTTGACCTCGGCCAAGGACCGGACCCGGCCCCTGCTCGTCCTCACCCCTTCCGGCGGTACGAGCTGA
- the rpsO gene encoding 30S ribosomal protein S15, with amino-acid sequence MSVSPERKKQIIAEYATHEGDTGSPEVQIAVLSERISNLTEHFKTHTHDHHSRRGLYLLIGKRRRLLDYLMKEDIERYRSLIARLGIRR; translated from the coding sequence GTGTCGGTTTCCCCCGAGCGCAAGAAGCAGATCATCGCCGAGTACGCCACCCACGAGGGTGACACGGGCTCCCCGGAGGTCCAGATCGCCGTTCTGTCCGAGCGCATCTCCAACCTCACCGAGCACTTCAAGACCCACACCCACGACCACCACTCGCGTCGCGGCCTCTACCTGCTCATCGGTAAGCGTCGCCGCCTCCTGGACTACCTCATGAAGGAGGACATCGAGCGCTATCGCTCCCTCATCGCCCGCCTGGGTATCCGCCGCTGA
- a CDS encoding M16 family metallopeptidase yields the protein MTSSSTAPAAATYTEVALERGAAGAPGTELHLVDDGAALRRSILPGGVRVITESVPGLRSASIGMWFGVGSRDEIPGQEGATHFLEHLLFKGTARRDAREIAEAFDMIGGESNAATSKEHTSYYARVQGQDTGTALDVLTDMVTSSLLDPAEVETERGVIVSELADAADDPQDVAQEAFARAAFGDGTPLGRPIGGTYETVTAIPRDAVWEHYQRTYASDTLVVAAAGAVDHEEMCDRVLGDLAAAGWDCSIEAVPRPRRFETEPFTSLDVQDVTIDRDSEQSHVYLTCQGIATRDERRWTMSVLTTILGGGMSSRLFQEVREKRGLAYTTYAFDTSYAGAGAFGLYAGCAPRDVDEVCTVMVGEFERLAAHGVTDRELARARAQIRGSMVLGGEDSLARMGRLGRGEVTTGRLRSMAENLRRLEAVSGADIQSLAAWLLDQPRARVLVGPES from the coding sequence GTGACGTCTTCCTCCACAGCACCTGCTGCCGCCACCTACACCGAGGTCGCTCTCGAGCGCGGAGCCGCTGGCGCTCCCGGTACCGAGCTGCACCTTGTTGACGACGGCGCCGCCCTGCGCCGTTCCATCTTGCCCGGGGGCGTGCGTGTCATCACCGAGTCGGTGCCGGGCCTGCGCTCGGCGAGCATCGGCATGTGGTTCGGGGTGGGCAGTCGCGACGAGATCCCTGGACAGGAGGGAGCCACCCATTTCCTGGAGCACCTGCTGTTCAAAGGCACCGCCAGGCGTGACGCACGTGAGATCGCTGAGGCCTTTGACATGATCGGCGGGGAGTCCAACGCTGCGACCTCCAAGGAGCACACCTCCTACTACGCCCGCGTCCAGGGACAGGACACCGGCACCGCCCTGGACGTCCTGACCGACATGGTCACCTCCTCCCTCCTGGACCCCGCCGAGGTCGAGACCGAGCGGGGCGTCATCGTCTCTGAGCTCGCCGACGCCGCTGACGACCCTCAGGACGTGGCACAGGAGGCCTTCGCCCGTGCGGCCTTCGGGGACGGCACCCCGCTGGGGCGGCCGATCGGTGGGACCTACGAGACCGTGACCGCGATACCACGCGACGCGGTGTGGGAGCACTACCAGCGCACCTACGCCTCGGACACGCTCGTGGTCGCCGCCGCTGGCGCGGTGGACCACGAGGAGATGTGTGACCGGGTGCTGGGTGACCTGGCCGCCGCCGGCTGGGACTGCTCGATTGAGGCTGTGCCGCGCCCTCGTCGTTTCGAGACCGAGCCCTTCACCTCACTGGACGTCCAGGATGTGACCATCGACCGGGACTCGGAGCAGTCCCACGTCTACCTCACCTGCCAGGGAATCGCGACCCGGGATGAGCGGCGGTGGACAATGAGCGTGCTGACCACGATCCTGGGCGGGGGCATGTCCTCACGCCTGTTCCAGGAGGTTCGTGAGAAGCGGGGGCTGGCCTACACCACCTACGCCTTCGACACCTCCTACGCCGGGGCCGGGGCCTTCGGACTGTACGCTGGGTGCGCGCCGCGTGACGTCGATGAGGTCTGCACGGTGATGGTGGGGGAGTTCGAGAGGCTTGCAGCCCACGGCGTGACGGACCGTGAGCTGGCGCGTGCCCGCGCCCAGATCCGTGGCTCGATGGTGCTGGGGGGAGAAGACTCCCTGGCCCGGATGGGACGGCTGGGACGCGGTGAGGTCACCACTGGGCGCCTGCGCTCCATGGCAGAAAACCTGCGGCGCCTGGAGGCGGTCTCAGGCGCGGACATCCAGTCCCTGGCAGCGTGGCTGCTGGACCAGCCTCGCGCCCGGGTGCTGGTCGGTCCTGAGTCCTGA